The Populus trichocarpa isolate Nisqually-1 chromosome 11, P.trichocarpa_v4.1, whole genome shotgun sequence genome has a segment encoding these proteins:
- the LOC127903954 gene encoding receptor-like protein 6 codes for MRDFHHRLLLFLYLFLLSLYQASIASSLSTATKAAHHRCRDDQRSAFAQLQENLKFPVSSSKAELWDLKTDCCSWEGVACNDVGHATRLDLSSAYDEYGDSISLKKPNLGMLFQNLSFLVELNLDYVNISAQGSNWCEVISHVLPNLRVLSLSGSGLSGPLCSSLSKLHFLSKLDLHSNSELSSIPPSFLANSFNLETLDLSYCGLNGSFPNNIFLLPKLQYIDLSENLLLPGQFPDFSLNSSIQYLSLKSTSFSGNIPLSISNLKSLNYLDLSRCKFYGVIPV; via the coding sequence ATGAGAGATTTTCATCATCGTTTACTCTTGTTTCTTTACTTGTTCCTACTCTCTTTGTATCAAGCAAGTATCGCTTCATCTCTGTCAACAGCAACAAAAGCTGCCCACCACCGATGCCGCGATGACCAGAGATCGGCCTTCGCGCAGCTGCAAGAGAACCTTAAATTCCCAGTATCATCTTCAAAAGCTGAGTTGTGGGACCTGAAAACAGATTGTTGCTCTTGGGAAGGAGTTGCATGTAATGATGTTGGTCATGCCACTCGACTTGACCTGAGTTCTGCGTATGATGAATATGGAGATTCTATTTCACTCAAAAAGCCAAACCTTGGAATGCTTTTCCAGAATCTCAGTTTTCTAGTAGAGCTCAATCTTGATTATGTAAACATTTCAGCACAAGGTAGCAATTGGTGTGAAGTCATCTCCCATGTGCTTCCCAACCTTAGAGTCTTGAGTTTGTCTGGCTCTGGTCTTTCTGGTCCTCTTTGTTCCTCTCTCTCAAAACTCCATTTTCTCTCCAAACTCGATCTTCATAGCAATTCCGAACTCTCTTCCATTCCACCCAGTTTCTTAGCAAATTCCTTCAACTTGGAAACTCTTGACTTATCATATTGTGGCTTGAACGGGAGCTTTCCAAACAACATTTTCCTATTGCCAAAACTACAGTACATTGATCTCTCTGAAAATTTACTCCTTCCAGGTCAGTTTCCAGACTTCTCATTGAATAGTTCTATTCAATACTTGTCACTCAAGAGCACAAGCTTTTCTGGGAACATCCCACTGTCAATCAGCAATCTCAAGTCCTTGAATTATCTAGACCTGAGCAGGTGCAAATTTTATGGAGTTATCCCAGTTTAA
- the LOC18102824 gene encoding receptor-like protein 49 isoform X1, whose protein sequence is MQHLSPTGKMRDFHHHLLLFLYLFLLSLYQASIASSLSTAPKAAHHRCRDDQRSAFAQLQENLKFPLSSSKAELWDLKTDCCSWEGVTCNDVGRATRLDLISAYDEYGDSISLKKPNLGMLFQNLSFLVELNLDYVNISAQGSNWCEVISHVLPNLRVLSLSSSGISGPLCSSLSKLHFLSELHLDSNSELSSIPPSFLANSSNLETLDLSNCGLNGSFPNNIFLLPKLQHIDLSENLLLSGQFPEFSLNSSIQSLLLKNTNFSGNIPLSISNLKSLKELDLGMCKFYGVIPPSLANLTQLETLDLSFNSFNGSIPPFQRDGVANLSFLFLEHNQLNGILYSSLFTLPSLQQLDLSSNQLSGKLDEFSDASSSLLTIELSNNNLSGSIPRSIFNLPSLIELDLQNNKFSGPLKLGDFKNQRDLVYLALSDVSVESDNSSLAYVQLATLYLPSCNLTEFPNFLKTQNSLTVLDLSNNRIQGYVPSWIWKTTLTTLYLSRNPVDFPKIPPFVKVNHSTPIYNEDGVSSFPMTLENLGMSSCNITGSFPEFIKNQEKLINLDLSDNKLVGHIPKWIWNMSLKYLNLSCNKFDFLDQFSNPISLPYSDTLITLDLHANQLPGSIPKAICNCSQLSLLDMSHNHLRSQIPDCLGKVPTLTVLNLQGNNFDSISSYAIASNLLSLKISDNKVEGKLPRSLANCSKLEVLDLGGNMIRDTFPVWLEKLPALKILVLQANKFYGPIGNRGTATTWPMLHVMDLSSNEFTGNLLKEFVQSLGGMQLTSNNESRARYVGDNYNINGHYKESVTITMKGLKMHMDRIITLFTCLDLSNNSFHGEIPEEIRILKSLIVLTLSHNNFLGQIPSSLSDLRELESLDLSSNLLSGEIPPQLSRLTFLAVMNLSYNHLEGRIPQGNQFDIFPDSSYEGNPRLCGFPLKRKCNPEVNEPGTPPGDHEDSWTEYILDWKIVGIGYASGIVIGFSVGYTILSEMRIKWFTDLIRLAGNRERWFNQGQRSLQSW, encoded by the coding sequence ATGCAACATCTTTCTCCTACAGGAAAAATGAGagattttcatcatcatttactCTTGTTTCTTTACCTGTTCCTACTCTCTTTGTATCAAGCAAGTATCGCTTCATCTCTGTCAACAGCACCAAAAGCTGCCCACCACCGATGCCGCGATGACCAGAGATCGGCCTTCGCGCAGCTGCAAGAGAACCTTAAATTCCCATTATCATCTTCAAAAGCTGAGTTGTGGGACCTGAAAACAGATTGTTGCTCTTGGGAAGGAGTTACATGTAATGATGTTGGTCGTGCCACTCGACTTGACCTGATTTCTGCGTATGATGAATATGGAGATTCTATTTCACTTAAAAAGCCAAACCTTGGAATGCTTTTCCAGAATCTCAGTTTTCTAGTAGAGCTCAATCTTGATTATGTAAACATTTCAGCACAAGGTAGCAATTGGTGTGAAGTCATCTCCCATGTGCTTCCCAACCTCAGAGTCTTGAGTTTGTCTAGCTCTGGTATTTCTGGTCCTCTTTGTTCCTCTCTCTCAAAACTCCATTTTCTCTCTGAACTCCATCTTGACAGCAATTCTGAACTCTCTTCCATTCCACCCAGTTTCTTAGCAAATTCCTCCAACTTGGAAACTCTTGACTTATCAAATTGTGGCTTGAATGGGAGTTTTCCAAACAACATTTTCCTGTTGCCAAAACTACAGCACATTGATCTCTCTGAAAATTTACTCCTTTCAGGTCAGTTTCCAGAATTCTCATTGAATAGTTCTATTCAATCCTTGTTACTCAAGAACACAAACTTTTCTGGGAACATCCCACTGTCAATCAGCAATCTCAAGTCCTTGAAAGAACTAGACCTGGGTATGTGCAAATTTTATGGAGTTATCCCACCATCACTTGCAAACCTCACCCAACTTGAAACTCTGGATCTTTCATTTAATAGTTTCAACGGTTCCATTCCTCCATTTCAAAGAGATGGAGTTGCAAACCTTTCATTCCTTTTCTTGGAGCATAACCAGCTTAACGGAATCCTATATTCTTCTCTATTTACTCTTCCATCCTTGCAGCAATTAGATCTCAGTTCAAACCAATTAAGCGGCAAACTAGATGAGTTTTCAGATGCATCTTCTTCATTGCTGACGATAGAGTTGAGTAACAATAATTTGAGCGGATCAATACCAAGGTCAATCTTCAATCTCCCCAGCCTTATAGAACTTGATcttcaaaataacaaattttctGGCCCCTTGAAGCTTGGTGATTTCAAGAATCAGAGGGATTTAGTATACCTTGCACTTTCTGATGTGTCAGTTGAGAGTGATAACAGCAGCCTTGCTTATGTCCAGCTCGCAACTTTGTATTTGCCCTCTTGCAACTTGACTGAATTTCCAAATTTCCTCAAAACACAAAACAGTTTGACTGTTCTAGATCTTTCCAACAACAGAATTCAAGGTTACGTCCCTAGTTGGATTTGGAAAACAACTCTCACCACATTATACCTTTCCCGCAATCCTGTTGATTTTCCGAAAATTCCTCCTTTTGTCAAGGTAAACCATAGCACACCAATCTACAATGAAGATGGAGTTTCTTCCTTTCCCATGACGTTAGAGAATTTGGGAATGTCATCCTGTAACATAACAGGTAGCTTTCCAGAGTTTATAAAGAACCAAGAGAAGCTAATAAATCTTGACCTTTCAGACAACAAACTCGTTGGTCATATACCCAAGTGGATATGGAACATGAGTCTAAAATATCTAAACCTTTCTTgcaacaaatttgattttttagaccAGTTCTCCAATCCCATCTCCCTCCCCTACTCAGATACTCTTATTACTCTTGATCTTCATGCCAATCAATTGCCCGGTTCAATCCCAAAAGCTATATGCAATTGCAGTCAACTCTCTTTGCTTGACATGTCCCATAACCACCTTAGAAGTCAAATCCCTGATTGTTTGGGAAAAGTTCCTACCCTCACGGTGCTGAATCTACAAGGAAATAACTTCGATTCCATTTCAAGTTATGCGATAGCAAGTAATCTGCTGTCTCTTAAAATCAGTGACAATAAAGTGGAAGGGAAGTTGCCGCGCTCCTTAGCCAATTGTTCAAAGCTAGAGGTTTTGGATCTTGGAGGCAACATGATACGTGACACATTTCCAGTATGGTTGGAGAAGCTGCCTGCACTAAAAATTCTGGTACTCcaagcaaataaattttatggtcCAATTGGAAATCGTGGTACTGCGACTACTTGGCCAATGTTGCATGTTATGGACCTGTCTTCCAATGAGTTCACTGGCAATCTCTTGAAGGAATTCGTTCAAAGTTTAGGGGGGATGCAGTTGACCTCCAACAATGAGTCGAGGGCAAGGTATGTTGGAGATAACTACAATATCAATGGACACTACAAGGAGTCGGTAACTATTACGATGAAGGGGCTGAAAATGCATATGGATAGAATAATAACCTTGTTCACTTGTCTTGATCTCTCCAACAATAGTTTCCATGGAGAAATTCCTGAAGAGATAAGGATTCTCAAATCACTCATCGTCCTCACCTTGTCTCATAATAACTTCCTTGGTCAAATCCCGTCATCATTGAGTGACCTGAGAGAGCTGGAGTCCTTGGACCTGTCAAGCAACCTCCTCTCAGGGGAGATTCCTCCTCAACTTTCAAGGTTGACATTCCTTGCTGTAATGAATCTGTCATATAACCATCTCGAAGGAAGGATACCACAAGGCAAccaatttgatatatttcccGATTCTTCTTATGAGGGGAACCCAAGGCTATGCGGATTTCCTTTGAAAAGGAAATGCAATCCTGAAGTGAATGAACCTGGTACTCCTCCAGGCGACCACGAGGATTCATGGACAGAGTATATACTTGACTGGAAAATTGTGGGGATTGGATATGCAAGTGGAATAGTAATTGGTTTCTCTGTAGGATACACAATATTAAGTGAGATGAGAATCAAATGGTTTACTGATCTCATAAGGCTAGCAGGAAACAGAGAGAGATGGTTCAACCAAGGCCAGAGGAGTCTTCAAAGTTGGTGA